The Geotrypetes seraphini chromosome 2, aGeoSer1.1, whole genome shotgun sequence genome contains the following window.
TCCTCTACCTCCAGGGCTGCaaaccggttcttcagttcaacagAAGATAGAGTAGTGAGGATTCATTTTGGAGAGTCTGGTGATCTGTGTCCAGCTTCCTGCTTTCAGCACAAAAACTCCATCCCCCTTTGCTGGAGATACCCGATGAATCAAGAGGTATATCTGAGATGGATTTCTGATAATCACAGATACCTCTTAGTCTTGCCACCTTGTCTCTTAGTTCTTGTATTtctttcatgagggattcaataTGCATACATCTTCCACATGAGACCAGTCCCTAACCTTGGATCAAGCATTCAGTCTGGACAGAGGCAGAAGCTGTAATGGGATCAGCAGCAGCTCTGAAGGCGTGATGTTTCTTAGCCATACTGCAACTAGAAGGGCATTTGAACCTGTGGATAGAAAGAACAAGACCTACCAAAGACCCAACCCTGTTTCCTTTATCAGATATGCGAGACTGAAGAAACTTATATTACACTCAATACATTTAAGcttgtacatgtaaatggtttgactGCTGTGCGAGTCTATCAGTGAAATTTTAcagttgaaagctgagtgaaactTTTAATACACTCAGTACACATATACAGGGTTACgcaagtaatatattactgaGTTTCATCTTATGTTTTATTGTTATAACTTAATATACTGTCTGTCCTGAGGAGATAAAGCAGTGAATAATAGACAATAAATCTAAATTTGAGAGGAAAGAATGCCAATTGTCAAATGAAAGGAAATAAATTGAAGGAAAGGGTAAGAAAAGTAATAGTAGCAGTAATATATTACTAGCAATATTTCactagtaatatattacttttaaaagaaTGAGAAACCACTGTTCAGCAAGTTACGTTCCAAAAGTAATATATAACAGCCAATAATTTCATTTGGAAACAGATATATTAGTTACTAGTCTAGGTAGGTTACTATGAAAAATAATGCATAACTTATAAAGTAATATTTtaccagtaatatattactgcaCAACTCTGCAGGTATATCATTTATCTCCTCTATGGATCATTTAGTGTATTTTTAAACCTGAAacccaagtgaagcttttattacacttagCACATGTATATGGcttggtttgtaccctgtgtgcaTCACTTGGTGTCTTTTTAAACCCGAAAagtaagtgaagcttttattacacccagtacatgtatatggtttgtaccctgtgtggatcatttggtgtctttttagacccgaaagctgagtgaagcttttattacacacagtacatgtatatggtttgtaccctgtgtggatcatttggtgtctttttagcCATGAAAGCTGagcgaagcttttattacattcaataCATGTAAATGATTTGACTGTTGTGTGGGTCTGTTCgtgactttttagatttgaaagccgagtgaagcttttattacactcggtacatgtaaatggtttgactGCTGTGTGGGTCTGCTCgtgactttttagatttgaaagccgaataaagcttttattacactcagtacatgtatacggtctgtaccctgtgtggatcatttggtgtctttttagcCATGAAAGCTGAGcaaaacttttattacactcagtacatgtaaatgattTGACTACTGTGTGGATCTGTTGGTGAAATTTTAGAGCTGAAACCCGAGtgtagcttttattacactcagtacatgtatatggtttgatccctttgtggatcatttggtgactttttagatgtgaaagccgagtgaagcttttattgcactcagtacatgtaaatggtttataCCCTGAGTGGATCTGTTTGTgattttttagatctgaaagcctagtgaagcttttattacactcagtgcaTATATATGGTTTATCTtccgtgtggatcctctggtgagattttaaatttgaaagccgagtaaagcttttattacactcagcgcatgtaaatggtttgtctgcTGTGTGGATCAGTTTGTGAATTTTTAGACATGAAAGCcgagtaaagcttttattacactcagtacatgtatatggtttgtctcctgtgtggaccacctggtgaatttttagatgcGAAAGcctagtgaagcttttattacactcagtgcaTGTATATGGTTTATCTCCTGTGTGGATCTTATGGTGATATCTTAgatttgaaagccgagtgaagcttttattacactcattacatgtaaatggtttcactGTTGTGTGGGTCTCTTCGTGATATTTTTTATGGTgaaattttagatttgaaagccgagtgaagctttgaTTGCACTCAGTACAAGtatatggtttgtctcctgtgtggatcctgcagtgaatttttagatgtgaaagccgagtgaagcttttattacactcagtacatgtatatggtttttctcccgtgTGGCTCCTCAAGTGAAATTTTAAATGTGAAAGTTGAGTAAAGCTTATATTACACTCAATACATGTATATGGTCTATCTCCTGTGTGGCTCCTCCTGTGAATTTCTAGatgtgaaagccgagtgaagcttttattacactcagcacatgtaaatggtttggatcctgtgtggatcattttgtgtcttctAAGagatgaaagctgagtgaagctatTATTACAtttagtacatgtaaatggtttgactGCTGTGTGGGTCTGTTTCTGAATTTGTAGATTTGAAAGCTGAATTAAGCTTTCATTACATTCAGTAGATGTAGATGGTTTCTCATTGTTATGATTCTCTTTGTGCATTTGGAGTTCTGAAAACAAGGAGAAGCTCTTATTACATTTAGGATAAATACAGTTGCTCCTCTCAAAAGCCATTCTTGTGAATTCTTGCTGATGTTTTCTCCCTTTTGTTTCCTGGAATTTAGAAGTCACTTTATCGCTATTATTAATTTGGAAGGGTCTCTGGTTCTCAGCGATGTTATTGAGCTCCCTGTCATTTCTCTCACACTTAGTGACTCCATCTGTTGTGTCTCCTGCAGGGTCTCTCTGTTCCTCCGATTCCTGCTTACAGTTCTTTGTATTAATCCTCTCAGGGCCCTGGGAAATATTCTCACAGACATTTTCTGACTGTGTTTGGATTTTTAGCATTCTCACAGGATCTTCTCCTTGATTCtttattctcttccattcttGTGAGATCTGATGACCTGCTGGATATAAACAGAAGATATTACTCATGAGTTAGAAAAGAGCAGTGGTTTCTAAGATGTAACTTATGTATAATAAAGAAAGCTTAggttctttcttgtagatgtgtctagtggtcctgaaagctaaggttttgcatctgaacccaAAGTTGCTTGCAGATtactgtcaatcatcttttcaaCTCAAAGTAACATTgtaaattatggcagataaagacccgaatggtccatccagtctgcccaacctgattcaatttaaatttttttattttttcttcttagctatttctaggcaagaatccaaagctttaccctgtactgtgcttgggttccaactgccgaaatctctgttaagacttactccagcccatctacaccttcccagccattgaagccctccccagcccatcctccaccaaacggccatatacagacacagaccgtgcaagtctgcccagtactggccttagttcaatatttaatcttattttctgattctagatcttctgtgttcatcccacgcttctttgaactcagtcacagttttactctccaccacctctctcgggagcgcattccaggcatccaccaccctctccgtaaagtagaatttcctaacattgcctctgaatctactacccctcaacctcaaattatgtcctctggttttaccattttcctttctctgaaaaagattttgttctacgttaatacccttcaagtatttgaacgtctaatggtcctttttcttagatatttctgggccagaaacccagagacctgcccagtaatgtgcttaggttccatctactggagtctccctcaaagctctctccagcccatcttaatcaTCAAAActctccccagcccgtcctcaactgaatgtccatatacaggcacagaccgtgcatgccagcccaatgctggccttagttccttcaatgtatacccattattttctgattagagatcttgtgtgttcatcccacgcttgtttgtaatctgtcaccattttcttctccaacacctccctcgggagcacatttcACACATCAACCacactctccgtaaagaagaatttcctaacattactccagggagctgctcctgccccctcagtttgtacaaaagcaatcaagtcgCACTGAAATGACAGATATACCCAGAAGGGAAACGGCACTACATTTCTGCTCTGTAACCAGCATATCCCTTAAGATTATAACATTTAAGTAACTGATCAAAACAGATGTAAAAActgtgtgcaaccagcactaatcttATATAGAGATCATAGCTACTCGCATGTCCTGCTATGAAGCAGAGGCTTAAACCAGACTTTAGTTTCTtgagggtttttctttttttttattccctcagttctaaatctaaatctaaaccttaggtttgtataccgcatcatctctacattcgtaaagctcgacacggttaacaagagttagggtagaaaggaactccagtggagggaagaggcaaaatgaagagaaaatttagaagactagaataaccagagagggaggaggagttacatttttgagaataaccaggttttcagatgtttacggaagagttggagggagctcagattcctaagaggggaggtaaggttgttccagagctgagttcaTCTAAGAGACAAAGAATTCTCCAAATTCAGACTAATCTGAAGACAGGTGAAGCCCACTAACAGGGCAGGGCTTCAGGACCACTAgccacatctacaagaaagaagattatcgaggtaaaagtggatagcgtagctggttttaagaaaggtttggacaaattcctggagcaaaagtccatagtctgttattaaaacatgagggaagcctctgcttgccctggatcggtagtatggagtgttgcttctccttgggttttggccaggtactagtgacctggattggccactgtgagaacaggttactgggcttgatagaccattggtcggACCCAGTAAAGCTGATCTTATGTTTgctaagtataggataatcaagccattgtgacatcactgatgaggttggctctggggcactgtggaatgaggcattatgacatcacaatctcagctctggaatgttgctctcattggggttctggaatcttgctgttctttgagatgttgctactccttgggttttggccaggtactagggacctagattggccaccgtgagaacgggctactgtgcttgatggaccatgggtctgacctagtaaggctattcgtaaGTTCTTTCTTTCATTGAACTGATTTTTTGCTTTCTTTCATCAAGCCACACATTGAAAATCCTGGTGCAACATAACCTATCCATCCTCTTCTAGGCAGTACATCTGGTGGCACTCAACGCTAGGGACATAGCAAAGCAATCCCTGGGGTCTACAGCAGGCCCGCTGAGCATGCCTTCAAATCGGAGGACCCAAAAGTAGCGTCTTTCCTGGCTTCTAAGTCCACCCTATTAAACCTAGCAAAAGGTATGaggagtagaccaagtagctgctctacagattttccccaatgaaacCGCCCGAGTCTCCACCCAACGAGGTAGCAACTCCTCTAGAGGAGTGTGCCTTTAATGTGATCAGCGGCTGCTTACTGCAGCCCACATACATGGAGGAAAGGGCCTCTtatctctcgaacagaggagattgagaggggacatgatcaaaatattcaaggtactgaaggggatagacttagtagataagggcaggttgttcaccctctccaaggtagggagaacgagatggcactctctaaagttgaaaggggatagattccgtacaaacgtaaggaagttcttcttcacccagagggtggtagaaagctggaacgcccttccagaagctgttataggggaaaataccctccaaggattcaagacaaaattagacaagtttctgttgaacaagaacgtgcgctggtagggctagtctcagttagggtgctggtcttttttttttttttttttataattttgaatactttacaatatccaacaattcaaaagaaaaaaggatatcacataaaataatacataatcaaatcatacatacaaagctcctttcaagcccacattaatggggagtatatcttgctatttctaataaaataaagttcAGGAAATATAAAGAATGGTGATTCTTGGTTCATAGTTATGAACCCTGAGTCATTCCTTAATCTAGGATACTATTATAtttaattctcctcatatttctcagtaaggtgaaacaaatctcatttctatttcttttctcttgcaattaaaaattgttgtaattgtattgGACCCCAAAAAGAATATTCAATTTCAGGTAgaaggatgcatccagtgccaacactctatccttcaatttcgaaaattctttcctcctcaactgtgtggttctggatccatccggaaaaatcctgaccaaatccccacaaaattttgttaacctatttttgaaataaagtctcattatcaacattttgtccatctcgctcatgcatgttattaccagggtggacagagtctgaatcacatcctgtgggTCTTCTAGAAATTtagtcaaatttacctctggtgtggtcagatggtcctccccctgggcagattcaagttttttgaaaggaatataataataattatttattggaaaattctctgcgTTGGCcaatcccagtacttctttaaagaacttccttaataaaatctcaggtgacaataagtgagttactggaaaattgaccaagcgtagatttttcactctattcatattctccatagattcaattttagaatgtattactgttgaatctttaacagctgatacagagacagcttgcaaattattacattgattttccaccacatttagtcgtttatccaaacaacctaagttagcatccacattttctaatttagaagaaactgaCTGGGAAAAATCTCCCACTTGCTTCAtcgttgtcctgagaaacccttcaaccctggatatacctaaccataagtcttttaaggtaatatcctgtgtttctttCGTTCGTGTGCATTCATCCACTCCACCAGAAAATGTTaaaggtttaggtatttcagcgtATACTAATTTACTTAAATGGGTGGATGAAATCACTTGAGCATCAGATATAGTGGGGGTTATATTCCCACTATCACTGGGTACcagatgaaggggaggagtacgATTGAGAGGACTCATTGAGGCTCCTGACAAAGAGGAATCTACATCTGGTGGTACCACTGGTGGATTATCCAAAAGTACTAATAAATGTCTGTCCATTGGACCCGATACCACTGGTGTAGAGCTTTtaggttttatctttctttttcccataTTCTTAAAGTCATATAAAAATGTATAGAAAGATTTTATATATTACCAGACCAGCTTCCAGCTCCcgggctcctcgtggctccaaggggctcccaaggggtctttcggccacgccctgcggcggCGGCTTGATTTTAAAGCTgtagagacggacccggtgacatcaaggggtccgtctctgtaagtGCCTGCACGCTGAAGGAAAATAGCAGCAAACCGCTGCTGCAAGTGGCCAGGAACCAAGCAAGAATCCCCTCAGGCAGTATCCACACAAGCAAGGCTCCCGAATTTAGCCACGGTGGCGGCTTGATTTTAAAGCTgtagagacggacccggtgacatcaaggggtccgtctctgtaagtgcctgcacgctgaaggaaaatagcagcaaaccgctgctgcaggtGGCCAGGAACCAAGCAAGAATCCCCTCAGGCAGTATCCACACAAGCAAGGCTCcccagggtgctggtcttagaccagagggccgccgcgtgagcggactgctggcatgatggaccactggtctgactcagcagtggcaattcttatgttctcactttCTTGGCATGACTGGTCAGATCAGAAAGTTGATCAGATACatgaaactcattggtaactttgAGGTACCAGAGGAGCATTCGTTCGACATCCAGCAAGTGCAACGCTTTTTCCTTTTTCACAGGCCTCGTAGGATGAAAAGCGGGCAAATGGACTTCCTGATTGAAGTGGAAGACTGAGACTACTTTCAGTAAGAAGGACAAAACCGTGCGTAAGGACAGCCCTGCTTCTGTAAACTTAAGGAACGGTTTTCTGCAGGAGGTTCATTTGGTGACCAGTGCCACCAGCGAATTCACCATAGGCTGAACAAACAGTGGCTGGAAATCCAAAGCCATTGGGCAAAGTTTGGCCATAGTCTTAACCACTTGCAGGGACACCTCTGGAGATTTAGTAGTCactaaagcaaaaaaatgaagacagaaaGTGAGGTAAAAAGGAAAACTCCGCAGCAAAAGTGAGCCTCACTCATCAGGGTTTGATTAAAGAATAGGGTGGTAGCAAAACGTGCTAACTTTATATGTTGATATATTACTTTAAATTCAACTATTAAcaaaataattacattacattacattagtgatttctattccgccattaacttgcggttcaaggcggattacatccaaactaaaacaagaattacatttcaactttgaagtaatagaataaacgatgagataaaattttaagggagaattatgggttttagataatgtttggtaactagaaaaattagagagtactaagggtttatagagtgttggatgttgggttgggattggttgtgctggataggtttaacgtgtttttttgaagagtatggttttaatttctttcttgaaggttttgtaatctgtggatgaagataacagagtggtgagttgtttgtccaacttagctgctttggaggctattaggttgtcataaagtttttttcgtttgacatttttggatggtgggtaatagaatagtgaatgggttcttctgtatctgattgaggaggattgatttagtctgttattccagtaagttgggctttctccgtcgatagccttgtaaagtaagcagtagaatttgaagttcactctcgcttctattggaagccaatgcgagtcatgttatgcctctgtgatagggtcatatttttttaatgaatagataagtctcagggctgtattctgcaccgtctgcaattgcttcatcatggtcacgggacatggtaggtatagtattgcagtagtccagcatcccaaggattagagattgtaccaatagtaggaattgcttctttttgAAGAATGATCGgatttttctcagatttctcatggtcatgaatgatgtctttattattttgttaatttggggttgcatgttacagcttctgtcaatcgtgattccaagcaattttaaagtaggttgtattgggtatgaaaATGAATTTATTACAAAATTAGTTAACGTTGGAGTTTTGTCATTTTCAAGTAGAattaaatttgttttgtcagggttaagttttaatttgtgctctgtcatccatataGCCACTGACGGAAGCTATGTATATATTAAATAGAGTATGTGATAGGTGATAATAAAGGATCAACAGCGTATAAatctttttacttatcctttattgcAGTATCATTTGCTAGCCCCATCGTCTGCATGCCCCGACGGAACCCGTTTCACCTaaacaggctttctcaagggttcaaacAAGAAGCACTTATTTCGGCATCCTCTTTGCTTAGGGGCTGGAGCTACTCTGCAGAGTATATACGCTGTTGatcctttattattttgttaatagtTGAATTTAAAGTAATATATCAACATGTAGAGTTAGCATGTTTTGCTACCACCCTATTCTTTAATCAAACCCTGATGAGCGAGGCTCACTTTTGCTGTGGAGTACACCTCTGGAGATTCCCAGTGGTCAATGACTAGCTTTGTGATGTGTGGATATGAGGAACAGAATACAGTCAGAGCTACTGAGCCGCTCAAAATTGAGTACTGTGACAGGGCTGGAGGAATTCCCATCTTCAGTTCTCGTAGTGAGGTAGAAATAAAGCCCGAGAGCGCAGAAACTTAGAAAGGCTGGCACACCATGGGGTCTTCCCCCTGGTCCAGGGCCATTACCGCTTCGAGACTGCTACTCTCATGAAGCGAACCACACTCTACCAGAGAAACTGCATCCTGGATCAATAGCGGCATGGAATCAGACTTTCCATCCGCATGGTCTA
Protein-coding sequences here:
- the LOC117354563 gene encoding oocyte zinc finger protein XlCOF6-like isoform X1, yielding MKENYQTLISLGAGSPTFTPKIISHMEREEELCIKEEPGSEERETGKSNCSAGHQISQEWKRIKNQGEDPVRMLKIQTQSENVCENISQGPERINTKNCKQESEEQRDPAGDTTDGVTKCERNDRELNNIAENQRPFQINNSDKVTSKFQETKGRKHQQEFTRMAFERSNCIYPKCNKSFSLFSELQMHKENHNNEKPSTSTECNESLIQLSNLQIQKQTHTAVKPFTCTKCNNSFTQLSSLRRHKMIHTGSKPFTCAECNKSFTRLSHLEIHRRSHTGDRPYTCIECNISFTQLSHLKFHLRSHTGEKPYTCTECNKSFTRLSHLKIHCRIHTGDKPYTCTECNQSFTRLSNLKFHHKKYHEETHTTVKPFTCNECNKSFTRLSNLRYHHKIHTGDKPYTCTECNKSFTRLSHLKIHQVVHTGDKPYTCTECNKSFTRLSCLKIHKLIHTADKPFTCAECNKSFTRLSNLKSHQRIHTEDKPYICTECNKSFTRLSDLKNHKQIHSGYKPFTCTECNKSFTRLSHLKSHQMIHKGIKPYTCTECNKSYTRVSALKFHQQIHTVVKSFTCTECNKSFAQLSWLKRHQMIHTGYRPYTCTECNKSFIRLSNLKSHEQTHTAVKPFTCTECNKSFTRLSNLKSHEQTHTTVKSFTCIECNKSFAQLSWLKRHQMIHTGYKPYTCTVCNKSFTQLSGLKRHQMIHTGYKPYTCTGCNKSFTYFSGLKRHQVMHTGYKPSHIHVLSVIKASLGFQV
- the LOC117354563 gene encoding oocyte zinc finger protein XlCOF6-like isoform X2, with translation MKENYQTLISLGAGSPTFTPKIISHMEREEELCIKEEPGSEERETGKSNCSGHQISQEWKRIKNQGEDPVRMLKIQTQSENVCENISQGPERINTKNCKQESEEQRDPAGDTTDGVTKCERNDRELNNIAENQRPFQINNSDKVTSKFQETKGRKHQQEFTRMAFERSNCIYPKCNKSFSLFSELQMHKENHNNEKPSTSTECNESLIQLSNLQIQKQTHTAVKPFTCTKCNNSFTQLSSLRRHKMIHTGSKPFTCAECNKSFTRLSHLEIHRRSHTGDRPYTCIECNISFTQLSHLKFHLRSHTGEKPYTCTECNKSFTRLSHLKIHCRIHTGDKPYTCTECNQSFTRLSNLKFHHKKYHEETHTTVKPFTCNECNKSFTRLSNLRYHHKIHTGDKPYTCTECNKSFTRLSHLKIHQVVHTGDKPYTCTECNKSFTRLSCLKIHKLIHTADKPFTCAECNKSFTRLSNLKSHQRIHTEDKPYICTECNKSFTRLSDLKNHKQIHSGYKPFTCTECNKSFTRLSHLKSHQMIHKGIKPYTCTECNKSYTRVSALKFHQQIHTVVKSFTCTECNKSFAQLSWLKRHQMIHTGYRPYTCTECNKSFIRLSNLKSHEQTHTAVKPFTCTECNKSFTRLSNLKSHEQTHTTVKSFTCIECNKSFAQLSWLKRHQMIHTGYKPYTCTVCNKSFTQLSGLKRHQMIHTGYKPYTCTGCNKSFTYFSGLKRHQVMHTGYKPSHIHVLSVIKASLGFQV